The DNA sequence CATCTATGGCACCCTCATCTGCAGGCACCAAAGCATAACGGTCATTTCCGTCTTGGCGATAACGACGGACTCTTTGGTTTACATTACGATCCTCAAGAGCTTGCAGCTGCTGTCCATGATAGCTTCCTTGGCGAatgaattgataatttttacggTGGTTCATTAATTCAAACCGTGTTAAAGAAGCTCTTCTTTCAAGTCGTGGTTGAGGTGGAGGAGGAGGTTCATCATCTTCAATGTATTCATATCTCGATCGAGTATTCCgatcataaataatacatcTCTCCTGAATGAtatctttctttttattttcgtctAAATAACAATAACGATCAGTTGTTGGTTTCGTATAACGATCTAATTCAATAGCGTCGGGATCAGATCTCGTTGGGAATCCAGGATTAGCGTGTCCCTGGCCATAATTTTGTGGTTGCTGAATGTGAACTGATGTTGTTACCGTAGTTGAGCCCAGTGGTAGAGGCGGAGGTGGCGGAAGTTCATCGGGTTCTTGAAACTGTGGCGGCGGTGGCAATTCATCACCATGATCATCTGGTATCTGCTCCGATTGCCGGCAAAACGATGGATTTGTGTAACAATATCCCGGTATTGAttgtgacatttttttttatttaaaaaagttttattaaaattatatcaataacGACGAATGATGATCACCAGAGCACTACTGACTACCGAAGGCCTTCTCCAAGTTTCTAGAGCAAAATTAACAGACTGAATTGGCGCACTGATAAATTGTgtcattacatttattttactgcacatttttttattatttaattattgtaaaataaaaaatattaaaacatttttaaaaaatactgtaactgaaaataataaaccgGAGAGTTTGGCGGTTGAAAGTGGACTGGAAAGCTAAATGTGAGTGTGCAGCATTACAGAACAGTGGCAGCTGCACTGGGGCACTTGGTAAGAAAAGAACGAACAGAATGACGGTTTTTAGTTGGCCAGTGGAAGGGACGAGGGGTTGCTTGTCACAGGCATTACAGGGTTCATTCGTAATACGGGTAGGGCCCGGTGTCGTTTCTCCTTACATTGCCCACTACTTCCACTTTGGGATCACCAGGATCACCACTACCCCTACCACTATCGCAACATACGTAACATAATTCTATGCTCActtttaatatgtatataataaatttaacttaactTGCATTGCTTGTTTACTGGACTTGGAAACATttcttcttttaaatttaaaataaaatagctttACAAAATAACTTTGTCGTCTGTATGGATACAAATTgtttgaatgaataaattgttgattaaagagaaatttaaatgaattaaaggGACATTGGATGAGAAGTTTGAATAAACCGAGCGTACAGTTGGATTTTGTCAGAGCAGCTGTTTGCGACCGTTGAAATTTTGGGGCGCGTGTCCCGCGTGTGCTCTTCCAGATCGTTCAGATCACACAGCTGCTGTTTTGTGTAAAGATACGTGCGTGTATTGATAGTTAACGGAAGGTACTATCAATCCTCAAAGTTAATCAAATAGATTCAATGACTCATAACagcttaaatatattataaatataaataacactagtcaatttttatttcttctttttattttatttataaaaaaaaattattttcatttatttatttatttataattatattctaCAATAATCAGAGACAAACTTCACAACCGGAAGTTGTTTGAAGGTACGCTTTAGTTTATTtaactgtaattattattattaagaattttaattataataaattatttattgtttactttaCGTTactttgtttatattttttgtattcttcagtctgcttaaaaaatatttattttcgaaaaattatataataattattcatattatgAATTGCACATTGATATATTAACATTTGTGCGATAAATTGTgtgtacacatatatgtagaaagaaaaaaacagtaattagttaatattattaatataattaattttttattcgcttAATATTGTCCTTGGTCCATCGCGGCgggtgaaaattatttatcttttttttaatcaacaacaaatacaattaacttttaattattattaattacttcatCTAAGTGCAATACTATGatggtaatttttagtttttaatttaactactcgatttcatttattttttttttttatctacaatgattttatagacagcctttttttcttcactttaACTACCGTTGATATTTtatactgagagaaaaaaaataaaattcaagcatttcttctttaaaatatacatttttttctctcagtctACGAACCgaaaaaaagtcattataattatttgaacgatttatttaattaaacgttAATTGGACAGACACCGTCGTCGTCTGAGTTTGACTGTTGATCGACATTTTGCCATTcagaattattaatatcatcgACATTATTCGCACAACACTGATGCTCTGGTCTTTTACTAACTACTTTATCGTGTGATAAATCATTATCTAAACTACAAACTTCATTCAATGAATTAgctaattcattattttcgtCTTTAACGGCACCTCGATATTCATCTGGCATCTGAGAATTAACTGGATCACGTGAGTAAAAGGAGTAACTCGAGGGTGCATCTAGATAGTCATTGTCTTTAGAAATATAATAACCATAGTGTGCGCCTTGCTGAATAACTTCGTACTGTGCATCCGGAGCTAGAAATCCTTCTGAAGTTGCCATTGTTTCGTCACTGTTACTGTAACTCCGTTCATTGGCATCATCAAGATTTATATCTTGATGCGTCGGCGATGTTTGATTTTGTGGTAATAACGGAAGTGGTAGTCGAGATCGTTTCGAAAGACGTTGTTTAGTCATTCGTGGTGGAATATAATCTGactgttgctgttgttgttgttgttgttgttgttgttgttgttgttgttgttgttgttgttgttgctgctgctgctgctgttctTGCTGTGTTTCCTCTGTTAACTCTTTGTCAACGGTCAATTCATATAAACTACTTTCTGGTCCACAACAAGAAGAAACATCCCCAAAGTATAATTCACTTTCTGATTGTTTATTGTTGGACATTTGGTTGTTTGATTCTTTTTGAAAAGCGTCATTTTCTACACCCTTCAAATTTCTTCGAGACCGTCTAGTTTTTATTACCGCCCCTTCGAGCGCTCCACTGCACTCTGGCTCTATGGTATTTGATAATTTCTCTGTATTTTCATAGTTATCGGAAGGCGTACAATGTTGTAGGGTTCTCAATTCATGAGAAtcacctaaaaaaataaaaaaaataattcaattttttttttgttattttataaatttaaaaaacgcaataaaattattattatttaccttcATTGCTATCAAAATTCTCAGGTGATCTTTTAACAGCGACAATTCTCAATGACGGAGGCAGTGGTTGAGCTGGTGATGCACCAGCAGCTGGCGTAGAACAAGTTGTAGATCCAGCAGAAGACGCGACTTTAGGTTCAACTATTTGCGGTCTTCTTGCTGGACTATTGGGATCACTGTAGGGAGGTGGAGGTCCCCATAGAGGAACAGGAGTCTCAAGCACACTGTAAGATCCCGTGCTGGCTGTATAGGAGGTGTTTTGAGCATTAAGGACGGAGTAAGAAGCGTGAGGTTGTCGGGAGTCAAGAAGACCATAGGGATTTTGTATTGCTGTTGTATTTTCTCGTGTTGAATCATTAACTTCGGCGGCTTGTCTCATAGATTGTGCATGGAAACCGTAATTAGAATCGGGAGTTGGTGCTGGACCTCGTGACCGTGACCAGGGTAAGCGCCATCTTctatttaaagaaaatgtgTACAAATATTAGTTATTAGAAAGCGTTAGACGGAATATTAGTTTAATAGTAAATGGAATATTAGATTTAAGTCAATGAGGATTACCTAGACGGTGCTAAGTCAGGATTTGGAGTATATAAATTCCCTGGAGTTTGTGCCCACCAGGGATTAACTCCACCACAATCATTGCAACAACCGCAAGAGCCTACTGGTGCCCCAGCCATATTTGCACCACCTCCATGTCCATACAGAGATCTGCatctaatttatcaataaatgttaatttttaaataaataagtaaatctATGAATTAAATGTTTACCTTAATTCTAACTGTTCCcagtacatttttttcttctcatgACTGAGTAATTGGTAAACAAGCATACAAGAAAATATGCAAGCTAAAATACCAGCTACAGAAACACCAAATAGTGCTCGTAAACAAGCATACAGAGCACCATGGACAGCTTCACAGTGAGGAGTACCTTCAAAAAGTACACCTTGATCGCCACTGCGACCTTGGAGTGCCCCATAACAAGTGCATGATctgaaatatatgtaattattatatatatgtatatccaTAGGAATTTATTAAAGGGCttaactatttataaattcgagGGTACATAttcaatagattttaaatgatttaattcaaGGCTGCCAAGATAACCAGTatgaaaaggaaaaataaGCTCATCCTTTATACTATCCCCTTtgactactatttttttttttatatatatatgaatatttaacgTCACACTCAAAGTTATAATGAGACCCTTATATTTATACACTATTGACTATAtctttttatatctttattaATTACCTTGCACGTGCTGTATAAACACACTCGCGAAGACCTTGTAGCCTTGACATGTGGACGACTGTTGTTGTGACCGTGACGAGAACGCAGACTAGTGCACAAACGACTCCAACTGAACCGCATACTTTCATCtacattcattttaattattataattattatcaattgaaaaatttttataaatattaaaatttaaaaattaccaaaagACTATATCTATGTTTTCGTCTCGCTAAAATCATCGTAAATAATCCCATCAATATTAACtggaaaaaaagaaagaaaaaaattatgattttatttttattatctactatgataaattttatttttaccattgTTCCTGGAATGTATGATGGCACAGTCTCAAATAGTGCAAGACTTGCTGTGTGGGCTGATAATACGGCATGAACCGCGAGGAATAGGCATCCAACAGCGGCACTAAGACCTCCACAGAGACAGCAAAGCACGACATACTTTTTGCAACAACTACCTTCCCCATTATCTGTTCCTGTAAGCAAACCATcgtaaataaacaataagcGACACactaaaataagtatatatagctTCTACAACTATTATTTCCGGTTGAGCATTGAGATTACGatgacaacaataataaaaatttatttttaaaaaatattgtatatcGTTGGTCGTTCGATCTTTATCTATGTTTAAATGAAGTGAAAAATCAGGAGACCGCAACAAATTACAATCTAGTCCTCACTTGCTTCTGAATGCTTTCAATTTTTCCAAGGTTTATTTTATACGAAAATACCTGCGTTCGTTTTAAATCTTGGACCTTTTTACCTGCATCTTGTCATTGATCACAAAAGAAAAGGAAGTCGGAGCTAAATATTTCATTGTATAGAAcccataaaaaaagaaaaaacttttctcACGCAtgagaatttatatatatttataaatgattttaaatttttacctttttccaaagaaagaagaagaagtataagaaaatatataaataaagatagATGAGTCTGTTGCAGAATTTTCGGATGAAAAGAAATCTATAATTTAGTTTGGGGAATTTAAAAACGTACCACAAGGATGACGATACTGATTCCGTGGCAAGTGAGTAGTATTATATCCAGTACGTGGTAAATGTGAATGAGAGTGTGGGGTCATTGTGAAAGGATACCCTATTGTTCCTTCCATTGGAGCTTCAGGAGCTAGACGACAGCGTACTATTTGTAACACTGGATAACTGTCCATAACTTTATTTGATAGTGATCTTGAAGAGGACAAAAATGACCCTGATCTAGATCTCAATGAATAAACACTAGCTGCTACATTTCGCGTTTCATTAGATGTTGCTGCAGATACCGATtgcatttttgaaatttattaatttgtactgtattgcaattataattccatggtaaattatttatcaacaagTATCTAAATGCCATAATTTATAGTcactcacaaaaaaaaataacatcaaaCTTAATTGCACGTGTCCAGTAACGCGGAAATATTATCTCAGAAGTTTTATCAATAACgtttaaatagttattaaagACAATAAACATActggtaattttattatcacaattaaatataatcttCC is a window from the Microplitis demolitor isolate Queensland-Clemson2020A chromosome 4, iyMicDemo2.1a, whole genome shotgun sequence genome containing:
- the LOC103572858 gene encoding uncharacterized protein LOC103572858 isoform X2; protein product: MSQRGTSPSCGITDITNQPRNLRVHDYDGEDNNWNNRKSCNSRQTLQPELNHLHNLRVESPIHSIQHTRSRPSHSPIYPAESTYTTRMDLSDLTDIGLVSNRIDFDSQKSRLHYPLNHQNNTYCSRNLLSPESPYLLQSHSSINDNNDGGSNEKPSHYHCTIEDQKHRSNKHMDERSTSPMTSSSDATEVVTSSRQASKHRQHSSHRHRTVGSTKDSHLFHSTINSGQLTHQHSSPLADKHRQPNICHRYHEIGRPTSGSPVCDSGIREDDGSSSIQSNHRDRLSSCDDINAMCSIVVTGTTTTSSTLSPNLLSPLPNNATVANYHHRASSGISCESSTSSPSIRNHGTLENCVTERHRNLSRHNHTMQPYALNPTQRVQSVHARETKSPLLMGFDSIQMSTTLSKNKCHCHIDHSQQQQIQLQQQQQQQQQQQQQQHHQQEQLQQQTHQPHHHHHHHYHQHQQYSNQDKRGPDSENNDNSIAAVTSRIHQPPALPPRPPPRPNRRCDATPYDLRTDNGEGSCCKKYVVLCCLCGGLSAAVGCLFLAVHAVLSAHTASLALFETVPSYIPGTMLILMGLFTMILARRKHRYSLLMKVCGSVGVVCALVCVLVTVTTTVVHMSRLQGLRECVYTARARSCTCYGALQGRSGDQGVLFEGTPHCEAVHGALYACLRALFGVSVAGILACIFSCMLVYQLLSHEKKKMYWEQLELRCRSLYGHGGGANMAGAPVGSCGCCNDCGGVNPWWAQTPGNLYTPNPDLAPSRWRLPWSRSRGPAPTPDSNYGFHAQSMRQAAEVNDSTRENTTAIQNPYGLLDSRQPHASYSVLNAQNTSYTASTGSYSVLETPVPLWGPPPPYSDPNSPARRPQIVEPKVASSAGSTTCSTPAAGASPAQPLPPSLRIVAVKRSPENFDSNEGDSHELRTLQHCTPSDNYENTEKLSNTIEPECSGALEGAVIKTRRSRRNLKGVENDAFQKESNNQMSNNKQSESELYFGDVSSCCGPESSLYELTVDKELTEETQQEQQQQQQQQQQQQQQQQQQQQQQQQQQSDYIPPRMTKQRLSKRSRLPLPLLPQNQTSPTHQDINLDDANERSYSNSDETMATSEGFLAPDAQYEVIQQGAHYGYYISKDNDYLDAPSSYSFYSRDPVNSQMPDEYRGAVKDENNELANSLNEVCSLDNDLSHDKVVSKRPEHQCCANNVDDINNSEWQNVDQQSNSDDDGVCPINV
- the LOC103572858 gene encoding uncharacterized protein LOC103572858 isoform X1, with product MSQRGTSPSCGITDITNQPRNLRVHDYDGEDNNWNNRKSCNSRQTLQPELNHLHNLRVESPIHSIQHTRSRPSHSPIYPAESTYTTRMDLSDLTDIGLVSNRIDFDSQKSRLHYPLNHQNNTYCSRNLLSPESPYLLQSHSSINDNNDGGSNEKPSHYHCTIEDQKHRSNKHMDERSTSPMTSSSDATEVVTSSRQASKHRQHSSHRHRTVGSTKDSHLFHSTINSGQLTHQHSSPLADKHRQPNICHRYHEIGRPTSGSPVCDSGIREDDGSSSIQSNHRDRLSSCDDINAMCSIVVTGTTTTSSTLSPNLLSPLPNNATVANYHHRASSGISCESSTSSPSIRNHGTLENCVTERHRNLSRHNHTMQPYALNPTQRVQSVHARETKSPLLMGFDSIQMSTTLSKNKCHCHIDHSQQQQIQLQQQQQQQQQQQQQQHHQQEQLQQQTHQPHHHHHHHYHQHQQYSNQDKRGPDSENNDNSIAAVTSRIHQPPALPPRPPPRPNRRCDATPYDLRTDNGEGSCCKKYVVLCCLCGGLSAAVGCLFLAVHAVLSAHTASLALFETVPSYIPGTMLILMGLFTMILARRKHRYSLLMKVCGSVGVVCALVCVLVTVTTTVVHMSRLQGLRECVYTARARSCTCYGALQGRSGDQGVLFEGTPHCEAVHGALYACLRALFGVSVAGILACIFSCMLVYQLLSHEKKKMYWEQLELRCRSLYGHGGGANMAGAPVGSCGCCNDCGGVNPWWAQTPGNLYTPNPDLAPSRRWRLPWSRSRGPAPTPDSNYGFHAQSMRQAAEVNDSTRENTTAIQNPYGLLDSRQPHASYSVLNAQNTSYTASTGSYSVLETPVPLWGPPPPYSDPNSPARRPQIVEPKVASSAGSTTCSTPAAGASPAQPLPPSLRIVAVKRSPENFDSNEGDSHELRTLQHCTPSDNYENTEKLSNTIEPECSGALEGAVIKTRRSRRNLKGVENDAFQKESNNQMSNNKQSESELYFGDVSSCCGPESSLYELTVDKELTEETQQEQQQQQQQQQQQQQQQQQQQQQQQQQQSDYIPPRMTKQRLSKRSRLPLPLLPQNQTSPTHQDINLDDANERSYSNSDETMATSEGFLAPDAQYEVIQQGAHYGYYISKDNDYLDAPSSYSFYSRDPVNSQMPDEYRGAVKDENNELANSLNEVCSLDNDLSHDKVVSKRPEHQCCANNVDDINNSEWQNVDQQSNSDDDGVCPINV